A single region of the Chrysoperla carnea chromosome 5, inChrCarn1.1, whole genome shotgun sequence genome encodes:
- the LOC123300155 gene encoding ubiA prenyltransferase domain-containing protein 1 homolog: MQTENFLLNGQPNSKPPPDRKSENPPPLFMKLSPYVLALRPWSLSASLMPTLLGSVIAYKLSSGFSFISLILTIFTIVSVHGAGNLVNTYFDFVKGIDNRKSDDRILVDQLLSKDEVVSFGAFLYAAGCVGFIILAYISPAKMEHLALVYFGGLSSSFLYTGGIGFKYIALGDVLVLIIFGPISVLFAFMAQTGRVEWATIYYAIPLALNTEAILHSNNTRDMVSDKKVGIVTLAILIGHTASHILYAFLLFTPYIIFVVISLNHSKWFGLPLITLPAAFRLEKQFRKSDTIRTVPKQTAKLNLYFGLLYVLSCWCVPSLPLIR, from the coding sequence atgcaaacagaaaattttctattaaatggaCAACCAAATTCAAAGCCACCACCAGATAGAAAATCGGAGAATCCGCCTCCGCTCTTTATGAAATTATCACCATATGTATTGGCATTACGACCATGGTCATTAAGTGCATCATTAATGCCAACACTATTAGGTTCAGTTATTGCTTATAAACTTTCTAGtggttttagttttatttctctaatattaacaattttcacAATTGTTTCCGTTCATGGAGCTGGTAATTTAGTTAACACATACTTTGATTTCGTAAAAGGTATCGATAATCGAAAATCAGATGATCGTATTCTAGTGGATCAGTTATTAAGTAAAGATGAAGTTGTCTCCTTTGGAGCATTTTTATACGCAGCTGGTTGTGTAGGCTTTATAATCTTAGCATATATCTCCCCTGCAAAAATGGAACATTTAGCACTAGTTTATTTTGGTGGATTGAGTTCCAGTTTTTTATATACAGGTGGTAtaggttttaaatatattgcttTAGGAGATGTACTTGTGTTAATTATATTTGGACCGATTTCGGTACTTTTTGCATTCATGGCACAAACTGGTCGTGTAGAATGGGCTACAATTTATTATGCGATACCGTTAGCCTTGAATACTGAAGCGATTTTGCATAGTAATAATACACGAGACATGGTGTCTGATAAAAAAGTTGGTATCGTTACGTTAGCCATTTTGATTGGACATACAGCATCacatattttatatgcatttttattattcactccctatattatttttgttgtaatttcgTTAAATCATTCGAAATGGTTTGGGTTACCGTTAATTACGCTTCCAGCTGCATTTCGTTTAGAGAAACAATTTCGTAAATCGGATACAATACGAACTGTGCCCAAACAAACggcaaaattgaatttatattttggtttattgtaTGTGTTATCATGTTGGTGTGTGCCGAGTTTACCATTAATACGCTAA